The following are from one region of the Leptospira neocaledonica genome:
- a CDS encoding nucleoside-diphosphate kinase produces the protein MARTFIMIKPDGVKNKHVGDILQRIEKEGFKILGLKYLKLSLEDAKQFYKVHSARPFYNDLCSYMSSGPIVAAALERDNAVQHWRDVIGATDPKEAAAGTIRALFAESKEANAVHGSDSDDNAALEISFFFKGNELF, from the coding sequence ATGGCTAGAACATTTATCATGATCAAACCCGACGGAGTGAAAAACAAACATGTCGGCGATATCCTACAAAGGATCGAAAAAGAAGGATTCAAAATTTTAGGACTAAAATACCTTAAACTTTCCCTGGAAGACGCAAAACAATTCTATAAAGTGCATTCAGCTCGTCCCTTCTATAACGATCTTTGCAGCTATATGTCTTCCGGACCGATTGTTGCAGCTGCTTTGGAAAGAGACAATGCGGTTCAACATTGGAGAGACGTGATCGGAGCTACAGATCCTAAAGAAGCTGCAGCAGGCACAATCAGAGCTCTATTTGCGGAAAGCAAAGAAGCAAATGCAGTGCATGGTTCGGACTCAGATGACAATGCTGCATTAGAGATCAGCTTCTTCTTCAAAGGAAACGAACTGTTCTAA
- the coaD gene encoding pantetheine-phosphate adenylyltransferase, whose protein sequence is MTRIAVYPGSFDPLTRGHLDILHRSVGLFDKVIVGVAVNSNKSFLFSIEERIEFIREATKGWDNLEIDTFEGLTVDYCTKRGAKSIIRGLRAVTDFDYEYAISLMNKKLAPEVETIFLMSSNDYSFVSSTIVKEVARHGRDVSAQVPDHVSKALLKKLYNK, encoded by the coding sequence ATGACAAGAATTGCTGTTTATCCAGGCTCCTTCGATCCTTTAACTAGAGGACATTTAGATATTCTTCATAGATCAGTAGGTCTATTCGATAAAGTGATCGTGGGTGTCGCGGTAAACTCCAATAAAAGTTTTCTTTTTTCCATCGAAGAAAGAATAGAATTTATCAGAGAAGCAACCAAAGGTTGGGACAATCTGGAAATAGACACTTTCGAAGGACTGACAGTGGACTATTGCACCAAAAGAGGAGCTAAAAGTATTATCAGAGGACTCAGAGCGGTCACTGACTTTGATTACGAATATGCAATTTCTCTAATGAACAAAAAGCTTGCTCCGGAAGTGGAGACCATCTTCCTGATGTCCTCCAACGACTATTCATTTGTTTCTTCAACCATCGTAAAAGAAGTGGCAAGGCATGGAAGAGATGTATCCGCTCAGGTACCAGATCACGTTAGCAAAGCATTACTTAAAAAATTATACAACAAGTAA
- a CDS encoding argininosuccinate synthase, with amino-acid sequence MAAQKNIKKIVLAYSGGLDTSVILTWLKETYGCEVVAFTADVGQKEELTGLEEKGIKTGASKVYIEDLRLEFARDFIYPAIQGNAIYEMRYLLGTSLARPLIAKAMVEVGKKEGADAFAHGATGKGNDQVRFELAFKSLAPEKEIIAPWRTWSFGGRADLIEYAKSKGIPVPVTASKPYSMDRNLMHISYEGGILEDPYREPNEDMFLLTVSPEKAPDSPEYVELDFVEGNCVAVNGKKMDPYQVVDTLNTIGGKHGIGRVDIVENRLVGIKSRGVYETPGGTILFHAHRDLESITIDRDTQHHKDKLSAEFAELIYNGHWFSSRMAAVRAFISETQRFVTGTVKVKLYKGNCIIVGRKSSVSLYNPEMATFEKEELYNQKDAEGFINLYGLPAKEAARLRKK; translated from the coding sequence ATGGCGGCTCAAAAGAACATAAAGAAAATCGTATTAGCATATTCCGGCGGATTGGATACATCCGTAATTCTAACCTGGCTAAAAGAAACCTACGGTTGTGAAGTGGTAGCATTTACCGCAGACGTGGGTCAAAAAGAAGAGCTCACAGGTTTAGAAGAAAAAGGGATTAAAACCGGAGCCTCCAAAGTTTATATAGAAGATCTTCGTTTAGAATTCGCAAGAGACTTTATCTATCCTGCCATCCAAGGAAACGCGATCTACGAGATGAGATACTTGCTAGGAACTTCCTTAGCACGTCCATTGATCGCAAAAGCAATGGTAGAAGTTGGCAAAAAAGAAGGAGCAGATGCATTCGCTCATGGTGCTACTGGAAAAGGAAATGACCAAGTTCGTTTCGAGTTAGCGTTCAAATCATTGGCGCCTGAAAAAGAAATTATAGCTCCTTGGAGGACCTGGTCCTTCGGAGGAAGAGCCGACCTGATAGAATATGCAAAATCAAAAGGTATCCCTGTTCCTGTCACGGCTTCTAAACCTTATTCGATGGACAGGAACCTGATGCATATCTCTTACGAAGGAGGAATATTAGAAGATCCTTATAGAGAACCGAACGAGGATATGTTCCTTCTTACAGTTTCTCCGGAGAAGGCACCGGATTCTCCTGAATACGTGGAACTCGATTTCGTAGAGGGAAATTGTGTCGCGGTAAACGGCAAAAAAATGGATCCTTACCAAGTAGTTGATACTCTAAATACGATCGGCGGAAAACACGGAATCGGAAGAGTGGACATCGTAGAAAATAGACTCGTAGGAATTAAATCCAGAGGAGTATACGAAACTCCTGGCGGAACTATTCTATTCCATGCGCATAGAGACTTGGAATCGATCACGATAGACAGAGACACACAACATCATAAAGATAAATTATCCGCAGAGTTTGCAGAGCTAATCTATAACGGGCATTGGTTCTCATCCAGAATGGCTGCAGTTAGAGCATTCATCTCCGAAACCCAAAGATTCGTTACCGGAACTGTGAAAGTAAAACTATATAAAGGAAACTGCATTATTGTAGGAAGAAAATCCTCGGTTTCACTTTACAATCCGGAGATGGCGACTTTCGAAAAAGAAGAGCTATACAACCAAAAAGATGCCGAAGGTTTTATCAACCTATACGGGTTACCTGCAAAAGAAGCTGCAAGGTTGCGTAAAAAATGA
- a CDS encoding DUF2779 domain-containing protein, with amino-acid sequence MDSVPKLLRTSIRRLSFLFPESLRRKLLFDVLAPYREKELPLLGRSAFQTGQYCELQFWKFLKEPHSEFDISNQFISPKQKSLLKDIAGNLFPDAKHAGYRDAKTRSYLDSKQPIKGACVRTKFFDTRADFLIPWEEGWQVILIKASSSAKRTHISELSFIRMVLEEAGYKVNSTQVWTISSEYSYTGAEIDPNRLFHKKDCSKETLANLEQTKEKAYKLLEILEKDKIPSITSSKHCDHPRNCIHPESCYSDSPPGDLFTLREGKDLTLTLWNQGIRNLSEIEPDSEFTHRQKIQVEAIKSGKEYLNKDSLLSYLNHLKFPLYCLDFETINPPVPVYKDTHPFQHVPFLYSLHVIRKDLKEKPEEYTYLDDHDKDPRLGILESLSSQIKPGGTILAFNDSFEKRCLKESVQAYPKYKEWFQSIEPDFSDLAKPFWDYDYYHPAQEGTTSLKVVLPVLTGANYKELTINAGHIANSEFLRIKTENVSDQERERVESDLIAYCKMDTFALILILRALAQKLNWPEKL; translated from the coding sequence ATGGATTCGGTTCCTAAATTACTAAGAACCTCGATTAGGCGGTTGTCTTTTCTCTTTCCGGAATCGCTCAGACGAAAACTTTTATTCGATGTTCTGGCTCCGTATAGGGAAAAAGAGCTCCCTCTATTGGGAAGATCCGCTTTCCAAACCGGTCAGTATTGTGAATTACAATTTTGGAAATTTCTAAAAGAGCCTCATTCTGAATTTGATATTTCTAACCAGTTCATATCCCCCAAACAAAAATCCTTACTCAAAGATATCGCAGGCAATCTTTTTCCGGATGCTAAACATGCAGGATACAGGGATGCGAAAACCAGATCTTATTTAGATTCAAAACAGCCCATTAAAGGTGCTTGCGTTCGGACAAAATTTTTCGACACAAGAGCTGACTTTCTCATTCCCTGGGAAGAAGGTTGGCAGGTCATTCTTATCAAAGCATCTTCCTCCGCTAAAAGAACACATATTTCAGAACTTTCATTTATCAGAATGGTTTTGGAAGAAGCAGGATATAAGGTAAATTCTACCCAAGTCTGGACAATCAGTTCAGAGTATTCATATACCGGAGCGGAAATAGATCCGAATCGACTATTTCACAAAAAGGATTGTAGCAAGGAAACTTTGGCGAATCTGGAACAAACCAAAGAAAAAGCATACAAACTTTTAGAAATATTAGAAAAGGATAAAATTCCTTCAATTACATCCTCAAAACATTGTGATCATCCTAGGAATTGTATCCATCCGGAATCCTGTTATTCGGATTCTCCTCCGGGAGACCTATTCACTCTACGAGAAGGAAAAGATCTTACTCTTACTCTTTGGAACCAAGGGATTCGAAATCTCTCCGAAATAGAGCCTGATTCCGAATTCACTCATCGCCAAAAGATACAAGTAGAAGCGATAAAATCAGGAAAGGAATATTTAAATAAAGACTCACTCCTGTCCTATCTAAATCACTTAAAATTTCCTTTATACTGTTTGGATTTTGAAACGATTAATCCTCCGGTACCAGTATACAAAGATACACATCCTTTCCAACATGTACCATTTTTATATTCTTTGCACGTTATTCGAAAAGACCTGAAAGAAAAACCGGAAGAATATACTTACCTGGATGATCATGATAAGGATCCAAGACTTGGAATCTTGGAATCACTATCTTCCCAGATCAAACCAGGAGGAACAATCCTCGCATTCAACGATAGTTTTGAAAAACGTTGTCTGAAAGAATCCGTCCAAGCTTATCCGAAATATAAAGAATGGTTCCAATCCATAGAACCTGATTTTTCTGATCTAGCAAAACCGTTTTGGGATTACGATTATTATCATCCTGCTCAAGAAGGGACTACTTCTTTAAAGGTTGTCCTTCCCGTTTTGACAGGCGCAAATTACAAAGAACTCACAATCAATGCGGGTCATATCGCTAACTCCGAATTTTTGCGAATCAAAACGGAGAATGTTTCGGACCAGGAAAGGGAAAGAGTTGAGTCCGACCTGATCGCTTATTGCAAGATGGATACCTTTGCTTTAATTCTAATCCTTAGGGCCTTAGCGCAGAAGTTAAACTGGCCCGAAAAATTATAA
- a CDS encoding ACP S-malonyltransferase, producing MAVANFLNEAKAQGNKLFLQFGGQGSPWLKELSKLYETDPSLKELFDTAFKALAEEVPSLNKDIISQGYDFESWIKNPDSAPDENYLCSATVSIVGIFLTQTANYVSLVNKGFTTSELIANASGATGHSQGIIPAVLISLGKEGADFYKEYSKFLKFVLYLGYRAQELFGIYNPSAEVLKGNEEIGDKQPAPMVAVIGYSASELSERVQSTNTELGLSGTKAIYVSLFNTPDSNIVSGTPEALLAFRKKFKAEMDEKKVKFVYLRTTAPFHCPIMDETEKTVPKDMERIGFSYKGSELKIPVYSIFDGRNYQNEADISLPLFREVLIKALHWDKATSTFVKTPKLVGIDFGPSVVSQKLTQANLGTSENKIYSASSPKDIKVLLA from the coding sequence ATGGCAGTAGCAAACTTTTTGAACGAAGCAAAGGCTCAAGGCAATAAACTATTTTTGCAATTCGGAGGCCAGGGTTCTCCTTGGTTGAAGGAACTTTCTAAACTTTACGAAACAGATCCTTCTCTAAAAGAATTGTTTGATACTGCTTTCAAAGCTCTGGCGGAAGAAGTCCCTAGCTTAAACAAAGATATCATCTCTCAAGGATATGATTTCGAGTCCTGGATCAAAAACCCAGACTCAGCTCCTGATGAAAACTATCTTTGCAGTGCTACCGTCTCCATCGTCGGAATTTTCCTCACTCAAACTGCAAATTACGTCTCTTTAGTTAATAAAGGTTTCACCACTTCCGAATTAATCGCGAATGCAAGCGGAGCAACCGGGCATAGCCAAGGGATCATTCCTGCAGTTTTAATTTCTTTAGGAAAAGAAGGTGCCGACTTCTACAAAGAATACTCCAAATTTTTAAAATTCGTTTTATATCTTGGTTACCGTGCACAAGAACTTTTCGGGATCTATAATCCTTCTGCGGAAGTTCTGAAAGGAAACGAAGAGATCGGAGACAAACAACCTGCTCCAATGGTTGCAGTCATCGGTTACAGCGCTTCCGAACTTTCCGAAAGAGTTCAAAGCACCAATACGGAACTTGGACTCAGCGGAACTAAAGCAATTTATGTTTCTCTATTCAACACTCCTGATTCCAATATCGTTTCCGGAACTCCAGAAGCTCTTCTTGCTTTCCGCAAAAAGTTCAAAGCGGAGATGGATGAGAAAAAAGTAAAATTCGTCTACTTGAGAACTACTGCACCTTTCCATTGCCCTATCATGGACGAGACCGAAAAGACTGTACCAAAAGATATGGAGAGAATCGGATTCAGCTACAAAGGTTCCGAGTTAAAGATCCCTGTTTATTCCATTTTTGACGGAAGAAATTACCAAAATGAAGCTGATATCAGCTTACCTCTTTTCAGAGAAGTATTGATCAAAGCTCTTCATTGGGACAAAGCGACTTCTACATTTGTCAAAACTCCTAAGTTAGTCGGTATCGATTTTGGACCAAGTGTCGTTTCTCAAAAACTTACCCAAGCAAACCTGGGAACTTCTGAGAACAAAATTTATAGCGCATCAAGCCCGAAAGACATAAAGGTACTTTTGGCTTAA